CCGTGGAGTCGGGGCACTGGCGCACGCAGGGCTCGTTGCAGGAGTCAGCCAGCGGGGCTGGGGTGGCCACCCCACAGGAAGGGGCAcacaggctggagcaggacATCTTTCAGGCAGACAAGGAGTCCTGGAAAACACAGAGGGATTAGGCAGGTGTGAGTGGAAGGGCTTCTAtcaaaagagacagagagagatcCCCAAGAGGCTTCCCAGAGGTGGACTTACCCTGTTGATCAGGAGAGTGAAGCAGAAGAAGGTGGATAGTGGGCCGTGAAGGCTCCAGCTCTTTTATACATGTCCCAGACTGCCTGGAGCATCGGCCAAAGGGCGTTGACATGAATCCCACCTATTCATGAAATCCAGGGAATGAGCTTCCTGACACAGATAGTGATGTGAGACAATTATATCCCTCCTTGTTGGGGATGTTGGTGTGCTAATGTGCCCTTGAGAAGAAAGAGGTGATGGGAGGGACACACCATGACACACCTCTACATGAAAGAGAAGGCGCTGTTGTAGCTGACCTGGCAGCACCAATAAACCCCAATCTGTCCCTAATCCCCCAACTCTGTGTACATGCCAGCATCCTGCCGATCTTGCAGAAGTGCTTTGCAATCCTGCACACTTCCATCACGCCTGTCATTACCTCCCTTTTACAAGCTGGTAAACAAAGACAGTGGCATATTGGGCAAAGGAGAAGCCATTCCACATGCTTCGGGTGATTCCCAAAGACCCACCTTCTCCCAGTGCCCATGCGTCCTGGAGCTTTGGGGAACAGGATAGGAGCATTCCTAAGCTTTGGCCAACTGCATGCCTATGCCTGACAGTGTGTGGTTGTGGCTCCTCGATTAACAGCCACGCAAAGAGCAGGGGCGCTCTTTGTTGTGTGTGGCAGAGATCCATGTGTGTTGGGAGTTCAACACAGGCATGAGCAAGGAGAAGATCTCAGGTGGCAAAGTCTTTTATGAAAGGGGATGTGCACAGAGGAGCTGTAGGGCAGGAAGGAGACCATGGCATTCAACTTTCTTGACCCCGTGTCTGTGAGCATGATCTTCCGTGACGGCTCTCAGGAAGGACTCGATTACTCAGATGGTCATTGAGGGTTGTGCCAGGAGACGTTGGCTGTGGACCCACTGGTAGCCAGGCTGCACGTGGTGATGTTCATCATAGGCACAGCTGGTGTGAGCACTGCTGGCTCTGGAAGCAGATGAGATGCCGCTGAGTGTGGTGTCATTGGCCACACAAATAATGTTCAAGATGCTCAGGACTCTTCTGAGTAAGCAAAGTGGGGATTAGggaaacatttacatttatcAGTGTTACAACAATGCATTGCCTTTTAATCTAATGGCTTATCccatccccttttttttctctagggCATGTTTGCATATCATTGTCTCCATTGTGGAGGCATATAATTGTTTCAATGGCATGAAATCAGTGTCATGAATCTTGTCAGCATTATTTCATGATTACTTGGGTGTTTCCGCCACTACCCCCTTGTCCAATGCCCCAGGCAGTCTGGGACATGTATAAAAGAGCTGGAGCCTTCACGGCCCACTATCCACCTTCTTCTGCTTCACTCTCCTGATCAACAGGGTAAGTCCACCTCAGGGAAGCCTCTTGGGgatctctctctgtctcttttgaTAGAGCCCCTTCCACTCACACCTGCCTAATCCCTCTATGTTTTTCAGGACTCCTTGTCTGCCTGAAAGATgtcctgctccagcctgtgCATCCCTTCCTGTGGGGTGGCCACCCCAGCCCCGCTGGCTGACTCCTGCAACGAGCCCTGCGTGCGCCAGTGCCCCGACTCCACGGTGGTGATCCAGCCTCCAGCTTCGGTGGTCACCTTCCCCGGTCCCATCCTCAGCAGTTTCCCACAGCAAAGTGTTGTTGGGTCAGCAGGAGCCCCTGGTGTTGCAGGGGGCTATGGAGGCACCTTTGGAAGCCGTGGTGGCTATGGAGGCTACGGGGGCTCTTGGGGGTATGGAGGCCTTGGGGGTTACGGAGGCTATGGAGGCGCATGGGGATACGGAGGCCTTGGGGGCTATGGGGGCTATGGCAATTGTGGCCTTTATGGGGGTTACGGAGGCTATGGGAGCTACGGATACGGCGGCTGGCGCCGAGGCCACAGGTACCTCAGTGGCAGCTGTGGGCCCTGCTAAACCCCCCACTGGATCCAGCCACAGATGAAGGAGAGCTCTGGAAATGCCCCGGCACATCTCGACACAGCACTCTGTTGGAAGACATCCCTTTGGCATTGCTGTACTCCAGAGCTTGGATGCTTCACAAGTGAGTTTGTCTCAACTCTacttcctcttgtcccattGATCTTCACTTCATGATTCCTTGCCCCGTGATGAGAGAGATCTGCACTGGGTACCTACTGCTGCAGCACGACTGGTTCTCACTGTCACTCTGCCCACTGCCCAGACATGTGGGCTGTCCTTGACCTGGACCCTGCTcttctcccatttcccccctcctctgGAACCTCAATAAAATCTGTGTTGCCTTGCAATGCCGACTCACACTTTTTCTTGAttatagcatcatagaatcactaaagattggaaaagaccaaTAAGATCATGAGGTCCCAACCATCTACCCAACACCACTATGCCTAATAATCCATGTCCCAAAATTTAATCCAAGATTTGAGGTGCCACCTCGCCAATGATGAGTCTAGGGGGATGgtcccttcccttttcctggtGGGCACACTGTGGCTGATTCAAGTTGGAATGCTGCTGGCcctcttggccatctgggctcACTGCCAGGTGAAGTTCAGCCACCCTCAACCAGCGCCCCctggtccttttccaccagggagctttccagccacacttccccaagcctggagtgtTGCACAGGGTTGCTGTGACAGAAGTGCAGAACCGGgcacttggttttgtttaaccTCATACAATTTACCTTGGCCTGTAGATCCAGCCTGTTCGAATTCCTCTGCAGAACATTTCTACCCTCCAGAGAATCGACACTGCTGACTGATTTGGTATCAACTTCACACTTACAGAGGGAGCACTCAATTCCTCATatagatcattgataaagacaagagattggccccaaaactgagcccttGGGAATACCATTTGTGACCAGTTACCAACTGGATTTACCTCCATTCACCATAGCTCCCTGGGATCATCAATCaagccagttttttacccaatAAAGAGTATACCTGTCTAAGGGTGGACTCTAAGGTAATCCTTCTTCTTTTGCACTTTCCCCAAACCCCAGGATATCTCACTCTGGGCTTCTTGAGTCTTCCATGGTTATGTTCTTGGAGTGTTTGGGCAGTTTGCTCAGTATGTCATAGCTGATGATGACAGCCCCAGATGGGTCTTGTAGAGCACATCCCACTGAGCTTCTCCTGGTCTTCTACCAGTCATACCCATCAGACCACGTCAAAGCCTACTCAAAATACTTGAAAGCACTATGTGCGTCTTGCAGAAGCTCTTCCAACTCCTCTGTAGAACCAAGATGTCTGGCATCACCTTCTTTTATTAGCTTGTTATTGATCACATTTGGAGGTCTGAGGAAATGAAGAGATAACCATTGCCAGTACACTCTGAAGACACAGGCTGACTGTGCCCCCACAACTAAGGTAGAGATGAGAAGCAGTGGGAAGTGTAGCAGCAGTTGGTCACTGCCGGGGAGCTCAGGAAAATATGGGTCATCTGTCCCCATATATACCCAGATTCCCCTGCACTGACTCACGACCATCCACCAGACCCCGGTACATATGATGCCCTCTGTGTGTCTGATGAGGAAGAGGATCTGGTGACCCCATCACGGGTATTGTGGGTGGATGCTTTGCGGTGGTGTGTCAGTGTGGGCTACTCTATGGGCTGGTGGGTGAGGAAGGGCAGCAAAGGGCTTGTGTGAGAGTGTGCTCCAGAGCAGCAGGCTGTGGGAAGCTCTCCTGTCCctcctggcagagctgtgcccaCTGGTGGCAGCAGGTGACACAGGGAATGCCAAGGAGAGCTTCTGTTGCAGTGGAGGGGGGGAAGATAGTGCCAAAGTGCTCTGAGGACCAGCGcgaaacagagggaaaacaggaTGAGGAGCTGGGGCAAGGATAAAGGAATGTGGAGGGGATGAAGGTAAGGCAGTTGGGGAGGAGCTGGGCATTGGTCAGTCTCTCCGCTAAGAACCCATGGCCTCCTGAGTGTCTGTGACCTGGGCCTTTGTCCTTGGAGTGGCTTTGTGTGTGTCCCAGTCCCTGCACTCCTGAGGCTACAGGCAGCTGTGGGGAACGGCCAGACTGAGTGGCAGATCCCTGTGGAGCCCAACTGCTCTTCTTGATCTGCTCAGTGCAGGAGaccaaaatggggaaaagacagagagagcCAAGGGGAAGAAGCTGTTGTTGAAGGAGATGAGCAGTGTCCCTTCTCCGAGTGACCATGTTGCAAAGTGCTGTAACGCACAAGGGCAGTCAAGCGGAACCAAACCAGCTCCCACGTCTCACCCTGAGAAGGCCCTGGGTGGGACACTCCTGGGACATCGTGCTGTCACTCGGAGTATGAAGGAAGGACGAAACAAAGCCAGAGGTGAATATTGTGATGCAATACAGCTTTTATTGCAGTTCCaggggaggagggagttggGACAAGGGCTCTGGACAGGGTCTCCCCTGTCTCCTGGCACTGGGCAGGGTGATGGTGAGCATCCGTTGTGCCACAGGAGTAGGCACCCAGTGCGAACCTCTGTCATCAGGGGTCAACGAGTCATGAAGGGATGTTCAAGCGAGGCAGGGTGAAGGAAGAGTTGGACCACgggcagcaggaggtgtccaTGTTCTGGAGCCCAGCAACGCCAAGGGGTTGTCCATTCTTCAGGCTTTGTGTGGAGATGTACCAGGGGCTTTTCCGGAGATCTTCATCAGAGATCGGCTGCAGTGTGAGGCTTAGCAGGGCCCACAGCTGCCACTGAGGTACCTGTGGCCTCGGCGCCAGCCACCGTATCCGCAGCTCCCATAGCCTCCATAGCCCCCAAGGCCTCCGTACCCCCAAGAGCCTCCATAGCCTCCATAGCCCCCAAGGCCTCCAtagccccaggagcctccat
This window of the Cuculus canorus isolate bCucCan1 chromosome 28, bCucCan1.pri, whole genome shotgun sequence genome carries:
- the LOC104066214 gene encoding claw keratin-like, with amino-acid sequence MSCSSLCIPSCGVATPAPLADSCNEPCVRQCPDSTVVIQPPASVVTFPGPILSSFPQQSVVGSAGAPGVAGGYGGTFGSRGGYGGYGGSWGYGGLGGYGGYGGAWGYGGLGGYGGYGNCGLYGGYGGYGSYGYGGWRRGHRYLSGSCGPC